The Candidatus Phaeomarinobacter ectocarpi genome includes a region encoding these proteins:
- the tldD gene encoding metalloprotease TldD, producing the protein MPTPDELFFTRAGLDPDRLTRIVSDTLTGADDGELFLEYTQSEALAFDDGRLKTASFDTGQGFGLRCVAGEATGYAHASDLSEAAVKRAADAVQAVKAGHSGSMAAGPQATNAHLYGDDNPLGGPSFEEKVKLLQEIDAYARAKDSRVRQVSASLSGEWQAVMILRADGQIVRDVRPLVRFNVSVVVGDGDRQESGTFGTGGRENYTRFIETQSWQAGADEALRQALVNLEAVPAPAGEMDVVLGPGWPGILLHEAIGHGLEGDFNRKGQSAFAGLMGERVASPGVTVVDDGTLDDRRGSLTVDDEGTPTSRTVLIEDGILKGYMQDRLNARLMGVAATGNGRRESFAHQPMPRMTNTYMTEGDRDPGEILAGVKKGIYATNFGGGQVDITNGKFVFSCTEAYMIEDGKVTTPIKGATLIGNGADALTRIKAIGNDMKLDTGIGTCGKAGQGVPVGVGQPTLHMEALTVGGTAA; encoded by the coding sequence ATGCCCACTCCTGATGAACTCTTCTTCACCCGCGCCGGTCTTGATCCTGACCGTCTGACGCGGATCGTCTCTGACACGCTGACAGGCGCGGACGATGGAGAGCTGTTTCTGGAATACACCCAGTCTGAGGCGCTGGCCTTTGATGACGGGCGCCTGAAAACCGCGAGCTTTGATACGGGCCAGGGTTTTGGCCTGCGCTGTGTGGCCGGTGAAGCAACGGGCTATGCCCATGCGTCTGACCTGTCGGAAGCCGCCGTCAAGCGGGCGGCGGATGCGGTGCAGGCTGTGAAGGCTGGTCACTCAGGCTCCATGGCGGCGGGACCGCAGGCAACAAACGCGCATCTGTATGGCGACGACAATCCGCTGGGCGGCCCATCTTTTGAAGAGAAGGTCAAGCTGCTGCAGGAAATCGATGCCTATGCCCGTGCCAAGGATTCGCGCGTACGCCAGGTGTCTGCGTCCCTTTCCGGCGAGTGGCAGGCGGTGATGATCCTGCGTGCCGACGGACAGATCGTGCGCGATGTGCGTCCTCTCGTGCGTTTCAATGTCAGCGTTGTGGTGGGCGACGGCGACCGCCAGGAATCCGGCACGTTCGGCACCGGTGGCCGGGAAAACTACACACGCTTCATCGAGACCCAGAGCTGGCAGGCGGGCGCTGACGAAGCCCTGCGTCAGGCGCTTGTGAATCTCGAAGCGGTGCCTGCCCCGGCGGGTGAAATGGATGTGGTGCTTGGGCCGGGCTGGCCGGGCATCCTGCTGCACGAAGCCATCGGCCATGGCCTTGAAGGTGACTTCAACCGCAAGGGCCAGAGTGCCTTTGCCGGGCTGATGGGTGAGCGCGTGGCCTCTCCCGGCGTCACGGTCGTCGACGATGGCACGCTGGACGACCGGCGCGGGTCGCTCACCGTGGACGATGAAGGTACGCCGACGTCGCGCACGGTGCTGATCGAAGACGGCATTCTCAAGGGCTACATGCAGGACCGCCTCAATGCGCGCCTCATGGGTGTGGCGGCAACCGGCAATGGTCGCCGCGAAAGCTTTGCGCACCAGCCGATGCCGCGCATGACCAACACCTACATGACCGAAGGTGATCGCGACCCGGGCGAAATTCTCGCGGGCGTGAAGAAAGGCATCTACGCCACAAACTTTGGCGGCGGTCAGGTGGACATCACCAACGGCAAGTTCGTGTTCTCGTGCACCGAGGCTTACATGATCGAAGACGGCAAGGTGACGACGCCGATCAAGGGTGCGACTCTTATCGGCAACGGCGCTGACGCCCTGACGCGCATCAAGGCCATCGGCAATGACATGAAGCTGGACACCGGCATCGGCACCTGCGGCAAGGCCGGTCAGGGCGTCCCCGTCGGCGTCGGCCAGCCAACACTGCACATGGAAGCACTGACGGTGGGCGGGACGGCCGCTTAA
- a CDS encoding DUF6969 family protein, with product MAAPILDTPGDTRVDAPLTDELADAAFGLVDAGAQMAEQGLNPVTLTIGTFDDDAPFESWTHYPPGDARDSRSGVQIYYHGHRAGHEHGHFHIFLKAGDTASDVKSISAADEDATTLEADDLFHVIAITMDATGLPIELFTTNRWVTDEAMVTAKSILPLLDRLTCTDAFDAPLANQWFSHLFGLFRDDIAQLLVARDDALETINFALDDEAHEVLSSKPISILDRMEELGLFED from the coding sequence ATGGCCGCTCCCATTCTTGATACGCCCGGTGACACGCGCGTCGATGCCCCTCTCACCGATGAGTTGGCAGACGCCGCCTTCGGCCTCGTGGATGCCGGTGCCCAGATGGCGGAACAGGGACTTAATCCCGTCACCCTGACCATTGGCACGTTTGACGACGATGCTCCCTTTGAAAGCTGGACGCACTACCCGCCGGGGGACGCCCGCGACAGCCGGAGCGGTGTGCAGATTTATTATCACGGCCACCGTGCGGGACATGAGCACGGCCATTTTCACATCTTTCTGAAGGCCGGGGATACAGCGAGCGACGTAAAGTCGATTTCCGCCGCCGATGAAGACGCCACGACGCTGGAAGCCGATGATCTGTTTCACGTCATCGCCATCACCATGGATGCCACCGGCCTGCCGATTGAGCTGTTCACCACCAATCGCTGGGTGACCGACGAAGCCATGGTGACAGCCAAAAGCATCCTGCCGTTGCTCGACCGGCTCACCTGCACGGACGCATTTGATGCCCCCCTGGCCAACCAGTGGTTCAGCCATCTTTTTGGATTGTTCAGGGACGATATTGCGCAGCTGCTGGTCGCCCGCGACGACGCGCTTGAGACCATCAATTTCGCGCTGGACGACGAAGCCCACGAAGTGCTGAGCAGCAAACCCATTTCCATCCTCGACCGGATGGAAGAACTGGGGCTGTTCGAAGACTAG
- a CDS encoding RidA family protein: MAGDLILPDALKPTYQNFKFAPGVRAGGLLHMSGILGTGADGAVPADPTEEFEAAFQQAKMVLAEAGLDFTDIVEMTTFHIGLQEHIGTFMAVKDKYINEPYPAWTAVGTTELAFPGARMELKITALAR; the protein is encoded by the coding sequence ATGGCTGGCGATCTCATTCTTCCAGATGCCCTGAAACCCACCTACCAGAATTTCAAATTCGCACCGGGTGTGCGCGCCGGTGGCTTGCTGCATATGTCCGGCATTCTGGGCACCGGCGCTGATGGGGCGGTGCCGGCTGACCCGACGGAGGAATTTGAAGCGGCATTTCAGCAGGCCAAGATGGTGCTGGCGGAAGCCGGGCTGGATTTCACCGACATTGTGGAAATGACCACCTTCCATATCGGGCTGCAGGAGCACATCGGCACGTTCATGGCGGTCAAGGACAAGTATATCAACGAGCCCTATCCGGCATGGACGGCAGTCGGCACAACCGAACTGGCCTTCCCCGGCGCGCGCATGGAACTCAAGATCACAGCCCTTGCGCGTTAG
- a CDS encoding 16S rRNA (uracil(1498)-N(3))-methyltransferase, with amino-acid sequence MQPVILGDIMSSNRTNLIRLFVAAPLEADVPIDLPSEQAHYLANVMRKKAGDEALAFNGEDGEWLIRLDEIGKKRAQATPVERTRKQTTGPDLHLLFAPLKRARIDYLAQKATEMGAALLQPVVTRRTQAERVKTSRLLANAVEAAEQCNLLFVPTVEEPAKLETVLTRWSRERQILFCDEALPGADVPAPADFLRNLPDGVKQAPWAILIGPEGGFDPAERKMLEAMPNAHPVALGPRIMRADTAVVAAMALWQSVLGDWR; translated from the coding sequence ATGCAACCCGTGATACTTGGGGACATCATGTCGAGCAACCGTACAAATCTGATTCGCCTTTTTGTCGCTGCACCGCTGGAAGCGGATGTGCCCATCGATCTGCCGTCGGAGCAGGCCCATTACCTCGCCAATGTCATGCGCAAGAAGGCGGGCGACGAAGCGCTGGCCTTCAATGGTGAGGATGGCGAATGGCTGATCCGGCTGGATGAAATCGGCAAGAAGCGCGCCCAGGCAACACCGGTCGAGCGCACCCGCAAGCAGACCACAGGCCCTGACCTGCATTTGCTGTTCGCCCCGCTCAAGCGCGCCCGCATCGATTATCTGGCGCAAAAAGCCACAGAAATGGGCGCGGCCCTTTTGCAGCCCGTCGTGACCCGGCGCACCCAGGCGGAACGGGTCAAGACGTCCCGCCTGCTGGCAAACGCTGTGGAGGCCGCCGAGCAATGCAATCTGCTGTTTGTGCCCACCGTCGAAGAACCCGCAAAGCTTGAAACCGTGCTCACGCGCTGGTCCCGCGAGCGGCAGATTTTGTTTTGCGATGAAGCCCTGCCCGGTGCGGACGTACCCGCGCCCGCAGACTTTTTGCGCAACCTGCCCGACGGCGTGAAGCAGGCCCCCTGGGCCATTCTCATTGGCCCTGAAGGCGGCTTTGACCCCGCCGAGCGAAAGATGCTCGAAGCCATGCCCAATGCGCACCCCGTCGCCCTTGGCCCGCGCATCATGCGGGCCGATACGGCGGTGGTGGCCGCGATGGCGCTGTGGCAGTCGGTGCTGGGAGACTGGCGCTAG
- a CDS encoding glutamate--cysteine ligase yields MSAPPTTRETTPPVETRDELVAYLASGSKPETDWRIGTEHEKFGYRIGDFSPMPYDNAPGETGATVKAMLEGMQRFGWEPAFEGDNIIALMGSDKTGGGSITLEPGGQFELSGAPLETLHDTCDEVHTHLDQVATVAGEIDAGFIGLGFAPRRSLADTPVMPKGRYGIMRNYMPKVGSRGLDMMFRTATVQVNLDFSSEADMVQMYRISLALQPIVTSIFANSPFVDGKPNGVLSNRANVWLDTDKHRTGMLPFVFEDGFGFEQYVDYALDVPMYFVHRNGTYVDVSGQSFRDFMQGKLKGLEGDRPSMDDWENHLTTIFPEARLKRFIEMRGADGGPWRRLCALPAFWVGLFYDKASQEAAFDLVKDWTEEEREQLHRDVPVHALNTRFRDHTVLDIARDALAIAKQGLKARARSDGFDGDERGFLAAVETTVDSGRTPAEEMLDLYNGKWQGNLDNLFAEYSY; encoded by the coding sequence ATGTCGGCACCTCCCACAACGCGTGAGACGACCCCACCCGTCGAAACACGCGACGAGCTCGTGGCCTATCTGGCATCCGGCTCGAAGCCTGAGACCGACTGGCGCATCGGCACCGAACACGAGAAATTCGGCTATCGCATCGGCGACTTCTCCCCCATGCCCTACGACAACGCACCCGGCGAAACCGGCGCGACCGTAAAGGCGATGCTGGAAGGCATGCAGCGCTTTGGCTGGGAGCCTGCGTTCGAAGGCGACAATATCATTGCGCTCATGGGCTCTGACAAGACCGGCGGCGGGTCCATCACGCTTGAGCCGGGCGGCCAGTTTGAGTTGTCTGGCGCGCCGCTGGAAACCCTGCACGACACCTGTGACGAAGTGCATACCCATCTTGATCAGGTGGCGACGGTTGCTGGTGAAATTGATGCGGGCTTCATCGGCCTTGGCTTTGCGCCGCGCCGCTCCCTGGCAGACACACCGGTGATGCCCAAGGGCCGCTACGGCATCATGCGCAACTACATGCCCAAAGTCGGCAGCCGTGGGCTGGACATGATGTTCCGCACGGCAACAGTGCAGGTAAATCTCGATTTCTCGTCAGAAGCCGACATGGTGCAGATGTACCGCATCTCGCTCGCGCTGCAGCCGATTGTGACGTCGATCTTTGCCAACTCGCCCTTCGTTGATGGCAAGCCCAACGGCGTGCTTTCCAACCGCGCAAACGTCTGGCTCGATACCGACAAGCATCGCACAGGCATGTTGCCGTTCGTCTTCGAGGACGGGTTTGGCTTTGAGCAATATGTCGATTACGCCCTCGATGTGCCGATGTATTTCGTCCATCGCAATGGCACGTATGTCGATGTCTCCGGCCAGTCCTTCCGTGACTTCATGCAGGGCAAGCTCAAGGGCCTTGAGGGTGATCGCCCGTCGATGGACGACTGGGAAAACCACCTGACAACCATTTTTCCCGAAGCCCGCCTCAAGCGGTTCATTGAAATGCGCGGCGCTGACGGTGGCCCCTGGCGGCGTCTGTGTGCGCTACCGGCTTTCTGGGTCGGACTGTTCTACGACAAGGCCTCTCAGGAAGCAGCCTTCGATCTGGTCAAGGACTGGACCGAGGAAGAGCGCGAACAATTGCATCGCGATGTGCCGGTGCACGCACTCAACACCAGGTTCCGCGATCATACGGTGCTGGACATCGCCCGCGATGCATTGGCGATTGCCAAGCAGGGCCTCAAGGCCCGCGCCCGAAGCGACGGCTTTGATGGCGACGAACGTGGCTTCCTGGCAGCCGTTGAAACCACGGTAGATAGCGGCCGCACCCCGGCCGAAGAGATGCTCGATCTCTACAACGGCAAATGGCAGGGCAATCTCGACAATCTCTTTGCCGAGTATTCCTACTAG
- a CDS encoding barstar family protein, whose protein sequence is MTRTYILDGHKIRSTVEFYDEFERTIIPNESWSRNLDALNDVLRGGFGTPDDRFTIHWTSSGKSRSEMRRNDEPTAFDTIVEIISEHGNAGSERHSNVILILE, encoded by the coding sequence GTGACCAGAACATACATTTTGGATGGCCACAAAATTCGATCAACAGTTGAATTCTATGACGAGTTCGAGCGGACCATCATTCCAAATGAATCTTGGAGTCGAAACCTTGACGCTCTAAATGACGTGCTTCGAGGTGGCTTTGGGACCCCTGACGACCGGTTCACAATCCATTGGACCAGTTCAGGCAAGTCCCGTTCGGAAATGCGGAGGAATGACGAGCCGACCGCCTTCGATACGATCGTTGAAATCATATCTGAACACGGGAACGCTGGCAGTGAACGACATAGTAATGTGATATTGATCCTTGAATGA